TCAGCCAAACTTTCTCACCGAAAAGTTGGTCCTTACGAGGTTATTGAACCCATCGGTAACCAGGCCTATCGAATTCGGATTCCTCATGCTTGGAAATGTCACAACGTTTTCCACGTCTCCAAGCTGGAACCTTATCGACAATCCGAACGTTTTCCTGCGGAACAACCACCGGAACCAGAGGACGATAGCGGCGAGCCCGCCTATTTCGTCCGGAAAATCATCCAGTGCCGTTGGAACAAGCGACGAAAAGCCCTGGAATACCTAGTTGATTGGGAAGGATATGAAAAAGACCAAGCGACTTGGGAACCACTAGACAACTTATTAGTGGACGACGAACCGATTTTCGCCCTCGAACAATTCCGCCGCGAAAATCCCGACGCCGAATCCCGAGTTACACCTTCCCATTAACTCAACCGATCCGTTCCGGATCTAGCCTACGTGACATTTAAGTGTCAGTTCTTCCGAACCACGCAACATTAGGATAAGTCTCGTACTTATCCTTGTCGACGGGTGTGACCAAGTTACCTCACCCAGAACGACAACCAACAGTTATGCGACGCTCACTACATGAGGTCCCAATAGCTGTCTTATCACAGAAAGAGAACTTAATGTGGTTGCCTGAGGTCTGCCCTGGACTTGTGCCAGCTTCCGCTCAAGAAAAGCTTCCCTTGTTTCGTTCTTGGTAATGTTGTTACGGAGAATGATGAAGAGTGGTAGTGGAGGGCGGTATATCCTTGTTGCTACTGTGAAGGCACTCGGACTCGAGCCCGTTGAAGCTACTAACTTGTTTACTGACTTTAATTGAGGCTGCCCTGGCTTAAAACACCAGCTTCCG
Above is a window of Verrucomicrobiia bacterium DNA encoding:
- a CDS encoding chromo domain-containing protein gives rise to the protein SAKLSHRKVGPYEVIEPIGNQAYRIRIPHAWKCHNVFHVSKLEPYRQSERFPAEQPPEPEDDSGEPAYFVRKIIQCRWNKRRKALEYLVDWEGYEKDQATWEPLDNLLVDDEPIFALEQFRRENPDAESRVTPSH